In a genomic window of bacterium:
- a CDS encoding Maf family protein, protein RVRFRDLSPSQIVGYLRSGEWQDKAGAYAIQGLGRALVDVVDGDFENVVGLPVHLIHGLLEEHFSHCRFL, encoded by the coding sequence CGCGTCAGGTTCCGCGATTTGTCGCCTTCGCAAATCGTCGGATACCTTCGCAGCGGCGAATGGCAGGATAAGGCGGGTGCTTATGCGATTCAGGGCCTCGGCCGCGCGCTGGTGGACGTCGTGGACGGTGATTTCGAAAACGTTGTCGGTCTTCCTGTGCATTTGATTCATGGACTCCTCGAAGAGCACTTCAGCCATTGCCGATTTCTGTAG